In the genome of Populus alba chromosome 11, ASM523922v2, whole genome shotgun sequence, one region contains:
- the LOC118035845 gene encoding F-box/LRR-repeat protein At4g14096: MRESDQEIDAKSQQQRKLPNNMDDEMDMIENLPDAMLLHILSFLPAKDVLKTSILSKRWRHLWMSVSNLSFEEWRPDKFVMFMNSAERAMMCRDVPRIEKFSLSSHMLNSACINALISKALSFKVQDFSLRLVYVGVPISLPHHLFSCPTLTVLNLEEVTQFPCTACLPNLKKVRLSCCLLPHQQSLLHFFSGCPKLQKLILNRCFWRDANLGFISTPMPEPVDITQLPSTTCLPDLKELELSFCLLPYGQSTVQFFGDCPKLQKLTLKECHWGLAKCLYISTPMLESVVICDATSSSGCKVVISGSNIKSFSYYGDLRTTYCLCSSSIVDAYIHVHSKGKIEREGREKEVAHRVHKLIMEFCNVEHLGLSPDTLEALAYAEELDLPVFQRLTRLELKRKSVDLSCRALNRLLQKLPHLDCLDFRMGVFLSKKHKNFALDPLPPCFLTQLKIIKIHTSSLTDEELHAVGILFRVSTVLEKVYISGGGLNKNKISMLARESKFEIISM; the protein is encoded by the exons ATGCGTGAAAGTGATCAAGAGATCGATGCCAAAAGCCAGCAGCAGAGGAAGTTACCGAACAACATGGATGACGAAATGGATATGATAGAAAATCTGCCAGACGCCATGCTTCTGCACATCTTGTCTTTCCTTCCGGCAAAAGATGTCCTCAAAACTAGCATATTATCAAAGAGATGGCGACATCTATGGATGTCTGTTTCCAATCTTTCCTTTGAAGAATGGAGACCTGATAAATTTGTGATGTTCATGAATTCTGCAGAAAGGGCGATGATGTGTCGTGATGTTCCAAGAATTGAGAAATTCTCTCTCTCAAGTCATATGTTAAATAGTGCATGTATTAATGCACTGATAAGTAAAGCACTAAGCTTTAAAGTGCAAGACTTTTCACTTCGCCTTGTCTATGTTGGTGTGCCAATATCGTTACCTCATCACCTTTTCTCTTGTCCAACACTAACTGTTCTGAATCTAGAAGAAGTTACTCAATTTCCTTGTACTGCATGTCTTCCCAATCTGAAGAAGGTAAGATTGTCATGTTGTTTACTTCCGCATCAGCAGTCACTGTTGCACTTCTTTTCCGGTTGCCCAAAATTGCAGAAGCTGATTCTGAATCGATGCTTTTGGAGGGATGCAAATCTTGGTTTTATTTCTACTCCCATGCCTGAACCGGTGGACATTACTCAACTTCCTTCTACTACATGTCTTCCCGATCTGAAGGAGTTAGAATTGTCATTTTGTCTACTTCCATATGGGCAGTCAACGGTGCAGTTCTTTGGTGATTGCCCAAAATTACAGAAGCTAACTCTGAAAGAATGCCATTGGGGGTTAGCAAAGTGTCTCTACATTTCTACTCCCATGCTCGAATCCGTGGTCATTTGTGATGCTACTTCGAGTAGTGGTTGTAAAGTCGTGATTTCTGGATCGAATATTAAATCCTTCTCCTACTACGGTGATCTCAGAACTACTTACTGTTTATGTTCATCCTCGATAGTTGATGCATATATACATGTGCATTCAAAAGGTAAGATTGAAAGGGaagggagagaaaaagaagTTGCCCATCGTGTCCATAAGCTTATTATGGAGTTCTGTAATGTGGAACACTTGGGGCTATCACCTGATACTCTTGAG GCTCTTGCTTATGCAGAAGAACTAGATCTTCCAGTGTTTCAGAGATTGACTCGTCTTGAATTGAAGAGGAAGAGTGTGGATTTATCTTGCAGAGCACTGAATAGATTGCTACAGAAATTGCCTCATCTTGACTGTCTTGATTTCCGAATG GGTGTCTTCTTGTctaagaaacataaaaatttcGCATTGGATCCATTGCCTCCTTGTTTCTTGACACAACTAAAGATCATCAAGATCCACACATCCTCTTTAACTGACGAGGAATTGCATGCTGTCGGGATTTTATTCAGAGTTTCAACAGTTTTGGAGAAGGTGTATATTTCAGGTGGCGGGTTGAACAAGAATAAGATATCCATGCTCGCTAgagaatcaaaatttgaaatcattTCCATGTGA